Within Deinococcus planocerae, the genomic segment CGCAACCGCCTGATCGCCGCGCTCTCGGCGGGCACCGTCGTCGTGGAGGGGGAACTCAAGAGCGGGAGCCTGATCACCGCCACGCACGCCCTCGAATGCGGGCGCGCGGTTTTCGCCGTGCCGGGCCGCGCCGGAGACCCCCGCGCCGCCGGGCCCCACCGCCTGCTGCGCGAGGGGGCCGTCCTCACCGAGACGGCGGGCGACGTCCTGAGCGACCTCGGCTGGGACGCGGCCCCCGCCGCCCCCGCCCCCGACCTGCCCCCCGAGCAGGCCCGCGCCTACGCCGCCCTCACGACCCCCGCCACCCTCGACGACCTGCACGCCTCGACCGGCCTCGCCCTGCCCGACTTGCAGACTGCCCTCGTGATGCTCCAACTCATGGGGCTGGCCGAGGAGGTCGGTGGGCGCTGGGCGCGGCGGTAGGGGAGGGGAGCGGGTGACGCCGACGCAAGCCCAGGCGCGGATTCTGACAGCTCTCCGGGAGGGCGCCGAACTCGTCATCCACACCCGGCAGACGGGGCGCGGCCCGTCCTCCACGCTGGGGGGCAGGCGACTGAGCGTCGTGATCCTCAAGGAGCTGGAGGCACAGAAATGGATTGTTCGTGAAGGTGGACCCGGCCACACGCGGGCCCGCTACGCCCTCACCCCCGCCGGGGAGGCCACGCTGGCGGCGTGGGAGACGGCCCGGGAGTAAGGAGGGAACCTGGCCTCAGAGGTCGTCCGTGCCCGTCACGCCCCCGCCGAGGCCGCTGACGAGGCCCTCTTCCCGCTCGCCTTGCCTATCCGCCGTGACCGCATCCGTGGCCTGCGGGGGGTCGTCGGGCGCAATGAACCCCTCGGCCTCCCCGACCTCCGGCTCGCCCCCGAAGGCGGAGACCCCATCGACGCTGCCCGCCTCCCCGGGGGCGCCCGCGTGGTCCGGGGTGTCCTCCGTGATGCCTCTCATGCCGCCCGTCGCCGCCGCTCCGTCGTCGGTCATCGTCCGCTCCTGTTCATGCCCCCAGCCTAGTCAGCGGGTGAGGGAGGCGAGGTGAGGGGCCGTTGGGGCGCCCCACATGCAGGGAGAGGCACCGCGTCCTCAGGCCGGGGGCGCCTGGAGGGTGTGGAGCGTCTGGAGGACCTCGGCGGCGTGCACGTTGGGCACGACCTCCCGCCAGCGGTGCGCGACCCGGCCCTCCGGGGAGATCAGGAAGGTCTCGCGGCGGGCGAGCGCAACCTCCTCGCCGGGCTCGGGGGCGTCCAGCACCCCGTACAGGCGGCTGATCTGCCCGTGGCGGTCGGAGAGCAGGGGAAAGCTCAGGTCGCACAGCCCCCGGAATTCGGTCTGGCGCTGCCGGGTGTCGCTGCTCACGCCCACGACGTGGGCCCCCGCCGCCTGGAACTC encodes:
- a CDS encoding peroxiredoxin translates to MRPLQTGDLAPDFTATDEGGRPVSPSRWRGRWVVLFFFPRAAATHCQMQARRFQALFPEFQAAGAHVVGVSSDTRQRQTEFRGLCDLSFPLLSDRHGQISRLYGVLDAPEPGEEVALARRETFLISPEGRVAHRWREVVPNVHAAEVLQTLHTLQAPPA